From Debaryomyces hansenii CBS767 chromosome C complete sequence, a single genomic window includes:
- a CDS encoding DEHA2C10120p (similar to uniprot|P37370 Saccharomyces cerevisiae YLR337c VRP1 Involved in cytoskeletal organization and cellular growth) produces MAGPPPPPPPPPPALGGSSNLPPGPPSAMPAGRDALLGDIRKGARLKKATTVDKSKPILDSKSSGSIGARAPPSSSSGSHGAPAPPPPSGVPQLGDIFAGGMPKLKSVNKHDNRSGIVPPSAPKIPVPSSRPQASKPQAAPPMPSSRPSRHTEQKPSIPSVPSVSAPPVPSTPAPPPLSNVPGLGSKSGLKVPPKMPPNRPKKSSHLKSGSVNSISSFEDENSSTPSSIPTSPPPPLPASSAPPPPPLPTSSAPPPPPLPASSAPTPPPVPSSGAPPPPPLPNFSAAFQKPSASRTSSSAPTPPASGGALPFLAEINAKRDESYVVDSTPSSSSAIRNSGLSNISKSSPNTSAPPKPISHPPAPKAPPIPKTNAPPPAPPAPPAPPAPPAIPSFSSSSSSNSKPPAPPQGSLPFLADINSKRDDNNIIDESSNTSVPAPKAQPSSNVPNPSLIPPTPPSIAPSPVSNPSRPPPTPKNFQSPTPPVSSAPPLPPSSAPSTPSLPNSVPPSLPASNAYSKTKKTPPPPPPPAGKSSIPVDSQQNAGESLRKISASAYTINTSQNRNGKAGNSSSKTVIEDTGKRFKFINASSIPHPRRYGENGDHTKLYPSGRGSSVPLDLSLYS; encoded by the coding sequence ATGGCTGGTCCTCCACCCCCACCTCCACCTCCCCCTCCAGCGCTTGGAGGGTCGTCTAATTTACCTCCTGGTCCACCCTCAGCTATGCCCGCTGGCAGAGATGCTTTACTCGGTGATATTAGAAAAGGTGcaagattgaagaaagcAACAACCgttgataaatcaaagCCCATTTTAGATTCTAAGTCGTCTGGATCCATTGGGGCACGAGCTCCTCCATCGTCTTCGTCAGGATCGCATGGTGCGCCAGCTCCTCCTCCTCCTAGTGGAGTTCCCCAGTTGGGAGACATTTTTGCAGGTGGTATGCCAAAATTGAAGTCTGTAAATAAGCATGATAATAGGTCAGGAATAGTACCTCCATCAGCACCCAAGATCCCGGTGCCTTCATCTAGGCCACAAGCTAGCAAGCCGCAAGCAGCTCCACCTATGCCATCGTCAAGACCTAGTAGACATACCGAACAAAAGCCATCGATACCTTCGGTACCATCAGTTTCAGCTCCGCCGGTACCTTCGACTCCTGCTCCACCACCATTATCCAATGTTCCAGGCCTTGGCTCGAAGTCTGGATTAAAAGTACCACCAAAAATGCCGCCAAACAGACCAAAAAAATCGTCACATTTGAAATCCGGCTCGGTGAATTCAATTAGTTCctttgaagatgaaaattcCTCAACACCGTCTTCAATTCCTACATctccaccaccaccactTCCAGCATCGTCTGctccaccaccaccaccactTCCAACATCTTCTGctccaccaccaccaccactTCCAGCATCTTCTGCTCCTACACCTCCCCCAGTACCATCATCAGGTGCTCCTCCCCCGCCTCCGTTACCGAACTTTTCAGCTGCATTTCAAAAACCTTCAGCTTCAAGGACACTGTCCCTGGCTCCGACACCTCCCGCTAGTGGTGGAGCATTACCATTTTTGGCTGAAATTAATGCAAAGAGAGACGAATCGTACGTCGTTGATTCTACCCCATCATCTTCAAGTGCTATAAGAAATAGCGGACTTTCAAACATTTCAAAGTCGCTGCCAAATACTTCTGCTCCACCTAAACCCATATCGCATCCACCAGCACCGAAGGCACCACCTATTCCCAAAACTAATGCACCACCACCTGCTCCACCTGCTCCACCTGCTCCACCCGCTCCACCTGCAATTCCAAGCTTCTCTAGCTCGTCGAGTTCGAATTCGAAGCCTCCAGCTCCACCTCAAGGCTCTTTACCTTTCCTTGCTGACATTAATTCCAAAAGAGATGATAATAACATAATTGATGAGAGTCTGAACACATCTGTTCCTGCCCCAAAAGCGCAACCATCGTCGAATGTCCCAAACCCACTGTTGATCCCACCCACACCGCCATCTATTGCTCCGTCGCCTGTTTCTAACCCAAGCAGACCACCACCAACACCAAAGAACTTCCAACTGCCCACACCGCCTGTTTCTCTGGCGCCTCCATTACCACCATCCTCGGCTCCTAGTACACCTTCACTACCAAATTCAGTGCCTCCCTCATTACCTGCTTCTAACGCATATTCCAAGACGAAGAAAACTCCTCCGCCTCCTCCTCCTCCGGCAGGTAAAAGCTCCATACCAGTAGATCTGCAACAAAATGCTGGTGAGTCTCTAAGAAAAATATCTGCTCTGGCCTACACTATTAATACGTCACAAAATAGAAATGGCAAAGCTGgtaattcatcttctaaaACTGTAATTGAAGACACTGGAAAAAGgttcaaatttattaatgcATCTTCCATTCCACACCCAAGAAGATATGGAGAAAACGGTGATCATACTAAGTTATATCCTAGTGGTAGAGGTTCATCTGTTCCATTAGATTTAAgtttatattcataa
- a CDS encoding DEHA2C10142p (similar to uniprot|P07286 Saccharomyces cerevisiae YBR243C ALG7 UDP-N-acetyl-glucosamine-1-P transferase): MSLGRIIKVSLLVLSIACIAPNKPLQTSFAFACIGYVITASLIPKLMDSFIRIGLKGKDLSKAPPVKEIAESMGVVCAVTYLFLMFWLIPFVFFKYLVSFTSMSDDADMSNNYKDQYSALSNNRLFPHNKLAEYLSAVLCLQSTTLLGLFDDLFDIRWRHKFFLPAVASMPLLIVYYVDFSVTSIVVPSFVTTKLPGGEFLLESLNTLIQTGNNIVTYVTGLSFRTLDNNYVLPTGSPKLLDLGVFYYVYMSAISIFSPNSINILAGINGLEVGQSIVLAVIFLINDFCYLFSPDISAAAYDSHLFSAIFLIPFVGTSLALFQFNWFPARVFVGDTYCYFSGMVFAIVGILGHFSKTLLIFLLPQIINFVYSAPQILGVVPCPRHRMPRFNIDDGLMYPSFGELKSLSKLQNCFLSVLETFKLIKVERTTKVTRFSNMTIINLCLVWFGPLREDKLCILLMILQFLIGLLMIFVRHTLGPWLLGFDNLTWGVK; encoded by the coding sequence ATGTCTCTCGGTCGAATAATTAAGGTGTCATTATTGGTACTTTCTATCGCATGTATCGCTCCAAATAAACCATTACAAACGCTGTTTGCATTTGCTTGCATTGGGTACGTTATAACAGCATCGTTGATACCGAAGCTCATGGACAGCTTCATTAGAATAGGTCTCAAGGGTAAGGATCTTTCCAAAGCACCTCCTGTGAAGGAAATTGCTGAGTCTATGGGGGTTGTATGTGCTGTGACATACTTGTTCCTCATGTTTTGGTTGATTCCgtttgttttcttcaaatactTGGTGAGTTTCACGTCAATGTCAGACGATGCAGATATGTCCAATAACTACAAGGACCAGTATCTGGCGCTTTCGAATAACCGTTTGTTTCCACATAACAAATTGGCCGAATACTTGAGTGCCGTATTGTGCTTACAAAGTACAACTCTCTTGGGGTTGTTTGATGACTTGTTTGATATCAGATGGCGCCACAAGTTCTTTCTTCCGGCAGTTGCATCGATGCCGTTGTTGATCGTCTACTATGTTGACTTCAGTGTGACGTCTATTGTTGTTCCGAGCTTTGTCACCACCAAATTGCCTGGAGGCGAGTTCTTGCTTGAATCGTTGAACACTCTAATTCAGACAGGCAATAATATTGTCACCTATGTTACTGGGTTATCTTTCCGTACGTTAGACAATAACTACGTATTGCCTACGGGATCCCCCAAATTACTTGATTTAGGGGTTTTCTACTATGTCTACATGTCAGCGATTTCGATCTTTTCGCCAAACTCAATCAATATTCTTGCTGGTATCAACGGCCTTGAAGTAGGGCAGTCCATTGTTCTTGCAGtcatttttcttattaatgatttttgCTATCTTTTCTCTCCTGATATATCGGCCGCAGCATATGACTCCCATTTATTTTCGGCCATTTTCCTCATTCCTTTTGTCGGTACATCTTTGGCATTGTTCCAATTCAATTGGTTTCCTGCAAGGGTATTTGTAGGGGATACTTATTGTTATTTCAGTGGCATGGTTTTTGCAATCGTTGGTATCTTGGGTCATTTTTCCAAAACGTTGTTGATATTCTTGTTACCGCAGATCATTAACTTCGTGTACTCTGCTCCCCAAATATTGGGAGTTGTTCCCTGCCCACGTCACAGAATGCCCCGATTCAACATCGACGACGGTCTCATGTACCCTAGCTTTGGAGAGTTGAAGTCGCTCTCAAAACTTCAGAATTGTTTTTTGTCAGTGCTAGAAACTTTCAAGCTCATAAAAGTAGAACGCACTACAAAGGTTACAAGGTTTTCCAACATGACAATCATCAACTTGTGTCTTGTATGGTTTGGTCCTTTGAGAGAGGATAAATTATGCATTTTGCTCATGATACTTCAGTTTTTAATTGGACTTCTCATGATTTTTGTTAGACACACCTTGGGCCCTTGGTTATTGGGCTTTGATAACTTAACCTGGGGCGTTAAATAG
- a CDS encoding DEHA2C10164p (similar to uniprot|P53011 Saccharomyces cerevisiae YGL100w SEH1 Nuclear pore protein): protein MKPFITGHEELIHDIKYDFYGKHIATCSSDQHIKVFDLDSSTSTWVLNDSWKAHDSSIVKLSWAHPGFSSSKILASCSYDRTVKIWQEQPEELHGSGRRWIKLATLAIESYGPIYDVVFAPNHLGLKLGCVGSDGIFRIYESLDPSDLTNWVLTTEIPILSDSLPAKSLQSSFGIEWCPAKFTKTEKFIIVALDQGFIYGTAPSNQSYDEDVLGDFGSDADQSSIGSHSNSKVIKLCDLPEHNGLIRSVSWAPSMGRNYHLIATGCKDGYVRIFKAVESATGELKIETLAKLNDHKSEVWRVNWNLTGTILSSAGDDGKIRLWKCNYLNEWKCMSVISSSNRSSNREVQEEPLGKNATTNARIN, encoded by the coding sequence atgaagCCATTTATAACTGGGCACGAGGAGTTGATTCATGACATTAAATACGATTTTTATGGTAAACATATAGCAACATGCTCATCAGATCAACATATTAAAGTGTTCGACTTGGACTCATCCACTTCGACATGGGTTCTAAACGACCTGTGGAAAGCACATGATTCTCTGATAGTGAAGCTTTCGTGGGCACACCCAGGATTTTCTAGTAGTAAGATACTTGCATCGTGTTCGTATGATCGAACTGTGAAGATTTGGCAAGAGCAACCAGAGGAGTTGCATGGGTCTGGTAGAAGATGGATAAAATTAGCTACATTGGCAATCGAGTCATACGGACCCATTTACGATGTGGTATTTGCACCTAACCACTTAGGGTTGAAATTGGGGTGTGTGGGACTGGACGGTATATTTCGAATTTATGAATCGTTAGACCCATCTGACTTGACTAATTGGGTACTTACAACTGAAATACCAATACTAAGCGATCTGTTACCAGCGAAGAGTTTACAGAGTAGTTTTGGTATCGAATGGTGTCCAGCTAAGTTCACCAAGACGGAGAAGTTTATAATTGTGGCCTTGGACCAAGGCTTTATATATGGCACGGCGCCGAGTAATCAGCTGTATGACGAGGACGTATTAGGTGACTTTGGATCCGATGCAGACCAGAGCTCTATAGGTAGCCACTCGAACAGCAAGGTGATAAAACTATGCGATTTGCCCGAACATAATGGGTTGATAAGGTCGGTAAGCTGGGCACCATCAATGGGTCGCAATTATCACTTAATTGCTACAGGCTGTAAAGATGGGTATGTAAGGATATTCAAGGCTGTAGAGTCTGCAACTggtgaattgaaaatagaGACGCTagcaaaattgaatgatcATAAGCTGGAGGTGTGGCGAGTTAACTGGAATTTGACTGGGACAATTTTAAGTTCGGCTGGCGACGACGGGAAGATTAGATTATGGAAATGcaattatttgaatgaGTGGAAATGTATGAGTGTTATTAGTAGTAGCAATAGACTGAGTAATAGGGAAGTACAAGAAGAGCCATTAGGCAAAAATGCCACTACAAATGCAAGAATAAACTAA